A region of Paenibacillus thiaminolyticus DNA encodes the following proteins:
- a CDS encoding GldG family protein: MKTWLRRGNAAMISAAVVGIFVLMTYIFQSFSGWQWDVTKNKSFTLSEQTLSALASIENPIAIKLFTTPNDDEVLVREVADMAEEYAKRNRNISFKRYDLLKEPSLAEQYKLTASSIVFEQGTQRKTVGLFEMFQAGDGYSYQFSGEEKMTQALRSLASDKKSKAYVLSGHQELPLAQMNVLRTSLEEDNVELEDLNLLQKGSIPEDANLIMIIGIKQDLSDKEAELLQKYVEGNGKLYIALGFNEKMATEWTNIDGLLKSLGVESTNSVAVEPSEGLLYDPFTIMPDYNEHQMTEKLIQYRMMMTLSLSIPLKLSENDTYEVQEILHTTEQAYGETDIPRLVQEGSEQDDKDIAGPLTLGSVVESKDGQPKAVIIGGSSYMADAYIYTQGNRDFALNSIHWLGENQDQVTIRPREKDAYQLAYLSPVQGKTILWVTVIGFPAVLLLIGAGLWWRRRYAS; this comes from the coding sequence ATGAAAACATGGCTGCGTCGTGGCAATGCGGCAATGATCTCGGCCGCAGTAGTAGGTATTTTCGTGCTGATGACTTATATATTTCAATCCTTCTCGGGATGGCAGTGGGACGTGACGAAGAATAAATCCTTTACGTTGTCGGAGCAGACGTTATCGGCGCTCGCTTCCATCGAGAATCCGATCGCCATTAAGCTGTTCACGACCCCGAACGATGATGAGGTGCTTGTTCGCGAGGTCGCCGACATGGCGGAGGAATATGCGAAGCGCAACCGGAATATTTCATTCAAGCGGTATGATCTGCTGAAGGAGCCTTCGCTTGCGGAGCAGTACAAGCTGACGGCAAGTTCGATTGTATTCGAACAGGGAACCCAGCGGAAAACGGTTGGCTTATTTGAAATGTTCCAAGCCGGGGATGGATATTCGTATCAGTTCAGCGGCGAGGAAAAAATGACACAGGCGCTGCGAAGCCTGGCTTCAGACAAAAAGTCAAAGGCTTACGTTCTTAGCGGTCATCAGGAATTGCCGCTGGCGCAAATGAATGTGCTCCGGACAAGCTTGGAGGAGGACAATGTGGAGCTCGAGGATCTGAACCTGCTGCAGAAGGGCAGCATTCCAGAGGATGCCAATCTCATTATGATAATTGGGATCAAGCAGGATTTGAGCGACAAGGAAGCAGAACTGCTGCAGAAGTATGTGGAGGGCAATGGAAAGCTGTACATTGCGCTCGGGTTCAATGAAAAGATGGCCACGGAGTGGACGAATATCGATGGTCTGCTCAAGTCGCTCGGCGTCGAAAGCACGAACTCGGTCGCCGTCGAGCCATCGGAAGGATTGCTGTATGATCCGTTCACGATTATGCCGGATTATAACGAGCATCAGATGACAGAGAAGCTTATCCAATACCGGATGATGATGACCTTGTCGTTAAGCATTCCGCTGAAGCTTAGCGAGAACGATACGTATGAAGTGCAAGAAATATTGCATACGACGGAACAAGCGTACGGAGAGACGGATATTCCGCGCCTGGTTCAAGAAGGCAGCGAACAGGATGATAAGGATATTGCAGGTCCATTGACACTCGGATCGGTCGTCGAGTCGAAGGACGGGCAACCGAAAGCTGTCATAATCGGCGGCTCCAGCTATATGGCGGATGCTTATATTTATACGCAAGGCAATCGCGACTTCGCGTTGAACAGCATCCACTGGCTGGGGGAGAATCAGGATCAGGTAACGATCCGGCCGCGCGAGAAGGATGCCTACCAGCTTGCGTATTTAAGCCCGGTTCAAGGAAAAACGATTTTGTGGGTGACCGTCATCGGATTTCCGGCCGTGCTGCTTCTCATTGGAGCGGGACTATGGTGGAGAAGGAGATATGCGTCATGA
- a CDS encoding DUF4340 domain-containing protein: MKKLMPAALLLIVFGILYWYASANHFFIDIDKEAEAVPVLVKAAAEQVDAIELETEGKQLKLIKVKEEWKVEGNEDYPVSSYAVSDWITTFTGVAGQSVVEEEAADMAKYGLDHPVAVYSIQEGGNVRQIEVGENTPVPGTVYARADGGKTVYQVSESDLSGLKRSAFDFARKEPLTFTLEEVREFKWSWEGQTYDLKKEPTAENSGDETENWSLNGNKVTQEKAVSLINAFRFLMIDREPERAQAISGSGAKEDWPLTITLQPETIDQVQQEETAVTKRYGGYMKEGHMWITPEGGAWAYPVDESSFNEAIQTWQDDGTQDE; this comes from the coding sequence ATGAAGAAGCTGATGCCGGCCGCACTGCTGCTTATTGTCTTCGGCATTCTGTACTGGTATGCATCGGCGAATCATTTTTTCATCGATATAGACAAGGAAGCGGAAGCCGTGCCTGTCCTCGTGAAGGCGGCGGCCGAACAAGTAGATGCCATTGAATTGGAGACCGAAGGGAAGCAGTTGAAGCTAATAAAAGTGAAGGAAGAATGGAAGGTGGAGGGGAACGAGGATTATCCGGTAAGCTCTTATGCGGTATCCGATTGGATCACGACGTTCACCGGCGTTGCGGGACAATCCGTTGTGGAAGAGGAAGCGGCGGATATGGCCAAGTACGGCCTTGATCATCCCGTTGCGGTGTACTCCATTCAAGAAGGAGGGAACGTCCGCCAGATTGAGGTCGGAGAGAATACCCCGGTTCCCGGAACGGTCTACGCCCGGGCAGATGGCGGGAAGACAGTCTATCAAGTGTCTGAATCCGACTTGTCGGGCCTGAAGCGCTCTGCCTTTGACTTTGCCCGGAAGGAACCGTTGACGTTCACGCTGGAGGAAGTTCGGGAATTCAAGTGGTCATGGGAAGGACAAACTTATGATCTGAAAAAGGAGCCAACAGCGGAAAATTCGGGCGATGAAACAGAGAATTGGAGCCTGAACGGCAACAAAGTGACGCAAGAAAAAGCGGTCTCGCTTATCAATGCTTTCCGCTTCCTGATGATTGATCGCGAGCCAGAACGGGCACAGGCTATATCCGGATCCGGTGCGAAGGAGGATTGGCCGCTGACGATTACGCTGCAGCCAGAGACAATTGACCAGGTACAGCAGGAAGAGACAGCGGTGACGAAGCGATATGGCGGCTACATGAAAGAGGGGCATATGTGGATAACGCCGGAAGGCGGCGCATGGGCTTATCCGGTTGATGAGTCATCCTTCAATGAAGCGATTCAGACGTGGCAGGATGACGGCACACAGGATGAATGA
- a CDS encoding ketoacyl-ACP synthase III has product MPITRLHTKARITAFGSFVPERRLTNNELAAMVDTNDEWIVTRTGMKERRIADPGVYASDLAVKAANDLAERHGIDLRQVDAVLVATSTPDAFFPNTAALVQARLGMHHALALDISNACAGFVSGLQVGIGLIEAGLHQRVLVIGTEVLSQTVDYTDRSTCILFGDGAGAMLLEADDRRDSFMASLSATTGDTEAVLYRRATADRIGDVELREDGKLVQNGRVLYKWALQQIPIGVGKILSQLQLQADAVDWFVPHSANLRMIEAISERSGIPMERTLTSVTYYGNTSAASIPLAISLALAAGKLKPGDTTLLYGFGGGFSQAALLLRWPEVQ; this is encoded by the coding sequence ATGCCAATAACACGTTTGCATACGAAAGCCCGCATTACCGCTTTTGGCTCATTTGTCCCCGAGCGTCGATTGACCAATAACGAACTGGCCGCGATGGTGGACACGAATGATGAATGGATCGTTACGCGTACTGGAATGAAGGAACGCCGGATCGCGGATCCGGGCGTCTACGCCTCCGATCTGGCGGTGAAGGCGGCCAATGACTTGGCGGAGCGCCACGGAATTGACTTGCGGCAGGTGGATGCGGTATTGGTTGCCACATCCACTCCGGATGCTTTTTTCCCGAATACGGCGGCTCTTGTCCAGGCTCGGCTCGGGATGCATCATGCATTGGCTCTCGATATTTCCAATGCCTGCGCAGGCTTCGTTAGCGGACTTCAGGTAGGGATTGGCTTAATTGAGGCAGGCCTGCATCAGCGCGTCCTCGTGATCGGAACGGAAGTGCTGAGCCAGACCGTAGACTACACCGATCGCAGCACCTGCATATTGTTCGGCGATGGCGCTGGAGCGATGCTGCTCGAGGCGGATGATCGAAGAGACAGCTTTATGGCCTCCTTGTCGGCTACGACGGGGGATACGGAAGCGGTCTTGTACCGTCGCGCCACCGCCGACCGCATTGGAGATGTAGAACTTAGAGAGGATGGGAAATTGGTGCAGAACGGCCGCGTACTATATAAATGGGCGCTGCAGCAAATCCCTATCGGCGTCGGAAAGATCCTGTCCCAGCTTCAACTGCAAGCGGATGCGGTGGACTGGTTCGTTCCGCACAGCGCCAACCTCCGAATGATCGAAGCGATTAGTGAGCGAAGCGGCATTCCCATGGAACGGACCTTAACGAGCGTCACCTATTATGGCAATACATCAGCGGCAAGCATTCCGCTAGCCATCTCCCTCGCCCTGGCCGCAGGGAAGCTGAAGCCTGGCGATACGACATTGCTGTACGGGTTCGGAGGCGGCTTCTCCCAAGCGGCGCTTCTGCTCCGCTGGCCTGAAGTGCAATAA
- a CDS encoding YhcN/YlaJ family sporulation lipoprotein — protein sequence MRKKMVLLTLAAAMVMSMGLTGCVTTKDNVTTRSTKNNMRTRTTHDGIYPLGMNPNLDTNANKYHGTRYGTRGYGVDGVRGYGVDGTRTRGYGVDGIGTRGYGVDGMGTRGYGVDGIRGLGRGLGMDGIGTRGYGLDGMRGYGADGVGTRGYGVDGSTHGYGTHGYGTHGYGTHNYGITGYGVDSSRLHGYGTGTHSMTNMHMNKKIADKIARMKGVKSANVMLTNNNAYVAVSTDGHMKTKGTAKGTHHLKTTGTHHLKTKATHHRGTGAKSLSSKGGTGNLNARSKTHAHNIGTTGDVSEDLKKRIAEIVKKDAPQCNQVYVSANPDFVQQMNQFMKSSAAGHPLTGFSSQFQDMVHRIFPTQEAGKTTQMNVSHPKRMHKMAPGVR from the coding sequence ATGCGTAAAAAGATGGTTCTGCTCACATTGGCAGCGGCAATGGTCATGTCCATGGGGTTGACGGGCTGCGTGACGACCAAAGACAATGTCACGACGAGAAGCACCAAAAATAACATGCGTACCCGCACAACCCATGACGGAATCTACCCTCTTGGCATGAATCCGAATTTGGACACCAACGCGAACAAATATCACGGTACCCGCTACGGAACCCGAGGTTATGGAGTAGACGGAGTTCGCGGCTATGGAGTAGACGGTACCCGTACTCGAGGCTACGGCGTAGACGGCATCGGTACTCGCGGCTATGGCGTTGACGGCATGGGCACTCGCGGCTACGGCGTAGACGGTATCCGAGGCTTGGGCCGTGGCTTGGGCATGGACGGAATAGGCACCCGTGGCTACGGATTAGACGGAATGCGCGGCTACGGCGCAGATGGAGTCGGCACCCGAGGCTATGGTGTTGACGGATCTACCCATGGTTATGGCACCCATGGCTATGGTACGCATGGTTATGGTACGCATAACTATGGCATAACCGGCTATGGAGTTGACAGCAGCCGTCTGCACGGCTACGGCACCGGTACTCATTCCATGACCAACATGCACATGAACAAGAAGATCGCTGATAAAATTGCCCGCATGAAGGGAGTCAAATCGGCGAACGTTATGTTGACCAACAATAATGCGTATGTGGCTGTGTCGACTGACGGCCATATGAAGACAAAAGGAACTGCAAAGGGAACTCATCACCTGAAGACAACAGGAACTCATCACCTGAAAACAAAGGCTACCCATCACCGTGGAACAGGCGCTAAAAGCCTGAGCAGCAAGGGCGGAACCGGAAATCTGAATGCGCGTTCCAAGACCCATGCACATAATATTGGCACAACCGGTGATGTGTCAGAGGACTTGAAAAAGCGCATTGCCGAGATTGTTAAAAAAGACGCGCCGCAATGCAATCAAGTATACGTGTCAGCCAACCCTGATTTCGTCCAACAGATGAATCAATTCATGAAGAGTTCGGCAGCCGGCCATCCGTTAACCGGATTTTCGAGCCAATTTCAAGACATGGTTCATCGTATTTTCCCAACTCAAGAAGCCGGAAAAACAACTCAGATGAACGTCAGCCATCCGAAGCGAATGCACAAAATGGCTCCTGGGGTAAGATAA
- a CDS encoding helix-turn-helix domain-containing protein, which translates to MKGSDHKSKFLLTNREREVFELLVQDKTTRDIAQLLFISEKTVRNHISNVMQKLNVKGRSQAVVELIKLGELKI; encoded by the coding sequence TTGAAGGGTAGCGATCACAAAAGCAAGTTCCTGTTGACGAACCGTGAACGCGAAGTCTTTGAATTGCTTGTTCAAGACAAAACGACCCGCGACATCGCGCAACTGCTGTTCATTAGCGAGAAGACAGTCCGAAACCACATCTCCAACGTGATGCAAAAATTAAATGTGAAAGGTCGGTCGCAAGCGGTTGTCGAACTGATCAAGCTTGGGGAGTTAAAAATCTGA